A portion of the Mytilus galloprovincialis chromosome 12, xbMytGall1.hap1.1, whole genome shotgun sequence genome contains these proteins:
- the LOC143054363 gene encoding uncharacterized protein LOC143054363 isoform X1, which produces MDFKTEKSITSGKTYVPSKVNISSKNGLYEVQTYNPTIDPFEKKKTNTLSEPTDPFKQKTGYSPTRTTDDITKRKIEDYQGHKYDTYYDYGFPNDKDKEKRKQEPKEPKPKSEPKVDRKPKHVERAESPFPYNASKSVSRTFMLMTKGNRVRPEGTSFKTTDEFD; this is translated from the exons ATGGACTTCAAGACTGAAAAAAGTATAACTT cTGGTAAAACCTATGTTCCATCAAAAGTTAACATCAGTAGTAAGAATGGTCTCTATGAAGTACAGACTTATAACCCAACTATCGATCCGTTCGAAAAGAAGAAAACTAATACACTTAGTGAGCCTACCGACCCGTTCAAGCAAAAGACAGGGTATTCCCCTacacggacgacagacgacattACAAAACGGAAGATTGAGGATTACCAGGGCCACAAATACGATACGTATTATGATTATGGATTTCCCAAtgataaagataaagaaaagagaaaacagGAACCAAAAGAGCCCAAACCTAAGTCAGAACCAAAAGTAGACCGGAAACCAAAACATGTCGAAAGAGCG GAATCTCCGTTTCCATACAACGCATCAAAAAGTGTTTCGCGTACTTTCATGCTGATGACAAAGGGTAATCGAGTCAGACCCGAGGGAACAAGCTTCAAAACGACAGATGAATTCGACTGA